A window from Kovacikia minuta CCNUW1 encodes these proteins:
- a CDS encoding DUF3386 domain-containing protein, whose protein sequence is MTEQLSARNLFRAAYENRYTWDKNFPGYTADVQLRQGDQVYTGKIQINSDLSFDVTDVADEAAKKAIHSQVWEIAVHRVRRPFEETHGKNTFELGETDPTGAVEILVGGKAEGDRYKVRNNEVCLVHRFIHGVFVTINTFSTIDTGEGYLSHRYDSIYHDAKTGEQKGGIQDFEDTYEKIGHYWIMTRRDIHSEEDGQPATTEFAFSNVKLLQPVAV, encoded by the coding sequence ATGACAGAGCAACTGTCCGCCCGTAATCTGTTTCGGGCTGCCTACGAAAATCGCTACACCTGGGACAAAAATTTTCCGGGGTATACCGCTGATGTCCAGCTACGGCAGGGCGACCAGGTTTATACGGGCAAGATCCAGATTAATTCTGATTTGAGCTTTGATGTTACAGATGTGGCTGATGAAGCGGCAAAAAAAGCAATTCACAGCCAGGTGTGGGAAATAGCCGTTCACCGAGTTCGTAGACCGTTTGAAGAAACCCACGGCAAGAATACCTTTGAGTTGGGCGAAACCGACCCGACGGGCGCGGTTGAAATTTTAGTTGGGGGTAAAGCGGAGGGCGATCGCTACAAGGTGCGCAACAATGAAGTGTGCCTGGTTCATCGGTTTATTCATGGCGTTTTCGTAACCATCAATACCTTTAGTACGATCGACACCGGGGAAGGTTACCTTTCGCACCGCTATGACTCCATCTACCACGATGCCAAGACGGGTGAACAGAAAGGTGGGATTCAGGACTTTGAAGATACCTATGAGAAAATTGGTCACTACTGGATCATGACCCGCCGTGACATTCATTCTGAGGAGGATGGTCAGCCAGCAACAACTGAGTTTGCTTTTTCAAATGTAAAACTCCTGCAACCTGTTGCCGTCTAG
- a CDS encoding AMIN domain-containing protein yields the protein MTGTVVAALAIDPAQAGSLTNWQFNSTANQLELTVKDGTTPRYFLMAQPARIVVDLPNTSIGTVSTQQTYTGAIRQIRVSQFQPGLTRIVMELSPEVSLAPGQVKLEKVKGDSRWLLRPLFAQSPTATSPVIQKPAVPAKPIDASMATAPISTSTQKPAPSVQPPVEVTPARSPALPVLKNNPAASTPSLSPAPGKISDLSPKAPPPATTNSTANANATVKVPPLAAVNSPVEPTPEVKSPPLPTSDSSNTSRVSPIDPFPAIPNPLQSPGSNVTVPTLPAGGGTRTPSSSPTTPSPTRSAAAGDLDAGMKIDTTGGVAIAVPSPEGKVSPPTPVTSPAPPVSAPFKDSVSPTVETRPLKQQPSATAPSISALGAPTVTPATPRMVSAAPASPNDSTLLEIPTTIVTRSAKEPLITVPSLGAAETIPPASPSSSPAALNAPAVVPASPPFPNPGAPGASVDSSNALPSTTTGAEQPVTVSVPSLGSSQSSQSGSAVLPPSAVTPLPPDLPESPPPVVNVPITQPAIPPSSGMEPTRSNSGVTNPVPRPSAQPRVVEFGQPLSDSQKSSLGAGYDQASNLQSFRPLPPADTLLPAGTLIDLRYPGEQALNLPSNGAQQEVLVLRQEIRDSSGRVVAPEGTRVIGRFETTPSGSRFVAQAIALEGRTLPLVAESESLGGNRNLSESSLVRNAGIGVLAGGLVGGLTGGGNTGWGALGGAAAGAAATYFTAPRPATIQPGQVLQVRLQQDLRQP from the coding sequence GTGACCGGTACCGTGGTTGCTGCCCTTGCGATCGACCCTGCTCAGGCTGGCTCACTGACGAATTGGCAATTCAACTCAACTGCCAACCAGTTGGAACTGACCGTCAAGGATGGCACCACTCCCCGCTATTTTTTGATGGCGCAGCCTGCTCGGATTGTGGTTGATTTGCCTAATACATCGATTGGTACGGTCAGTACGCAGCAGACCTATACTGGAGCAATTCGGCAAATTCGGGTTTCCCAGTTTCAACCTGGTCTGACTCGGATTGTGATGGAGCTGTCGCCAGAGGTTTCCCTCGCTCCTGGGCAGGTCAAGTTGGAAAAGGTAAAAGGTGATTCCCGCTGGCTGCTGCGCCCCCTCTTTGCCCAATCTCCCACCGCTACATCCCCTGTCATTCAAAAGCCCGCTGTACCCGCGAAACCAATTGATGCTTCGATGGCGACCGCACCGATTTCGACTTCCACTCAAAAACCTGCTCCATCTGTCCAACCTCCTGTTGAAGTGACTCCTGCCCGATCGCCCGCACTTCCGGTACTTAAGAACAACCCAGCCGCATCTACCCCATCGCTTTCCCCCGCCCCAGGCAAAATCTCGGACTTGAGTCCCAAGGCTCCGCCGCCTGCAACCACCAATTCAACCGCCAACGCTAACGCAACAGTCAAAGTTCCACCCCTGGCAGCGGTTAATTCTCCTGTCGAACCCACTCCAGAGGTGAAATCTCCTCCCCTGCCCACTTCCGATTCCTCCAACACTTCCAGGGTGAGTCCAATCGATCCTTTTCCAGCAATTCCAAATCCCCTCCAGTCTCCTGGTTCAAATGTAACGGTGCCAACGCTCCCAGCGGGGGGGGGCACCCGGACACCCTCAAGTAGTCCGACAACTCCATCCCCAACCCGTTCCGCTGCGGCTGGAGATCTAGATGCGGGTATGAAGATCGATACCACAGGGGGAGTTGCGATCGCCGTCCCTTCGCCTGAGGGAAAAGTCTCGCCTCCAACTCCGGTTACATCCCCTGCGCCTCCGGTGTCTGCTCCGTTTAAGGATTCCGTTTCTCCAACCGTAGAAACCCGTCCACTCAAGCAGCAACCCTCCGCAACTGCTCCCTCCATTTCTGCGCTGGGCGCGCCCACTGTTACCCCTGCTACTCCACGGATGGTTTCTGCTGCGCCTGCGTCCCCAAATGACTCCACCTTGCTGGAAATTCCCACGACGATCGTCACCCGTTCCGCAAAGGAACCCCTGATCACAGTACCGTCCCTGGGTGCTGCGGAAACGATCCCCCCTGCTTCCCCTAGCAGTTCTCCTGCTGCACTTAATGCTCCTGCTGTTGTTCCGGCAAGCCCTCCGTTCCCAAACCCTGGAGCGCCTGGTGCATCGGTGGATAGCTCCAATGCTTTACCCTCTACAACAACTGGGGCAGAACAACCCGTTACCGTCAGTGTTCCCTCCCTTGGTTCCAGCCAATCTTCCCAGTCAGGAAGCGCAGTTCTCCCACCGTCAGCCGTAACTCCCCTGCCACCCGACCTGCCAGAATCCCCGCCACCCGTTGTCAACGTTCCTATTACCCAACCTGCCATCCCCCCCTCATCTGGGATGGAACCGACGCGATCGAATTCAGGCGTCACCAACCCGGTTCCCCGTCCTTCTGCCCAACCCCGGGTGGTTGAATTTGGGCAACCCTTATCCGATTCCCAAAAATCATCATTGGGAGCAGGGTACGATCAAGCCTCAAACCTCCAATCCTTCCGCCCCCTTCCGCCAGCAGATACGTTGCTCCCAGCGGGAACCCTAATCGACCTGCGCTACCCCGGTGAACAGGCGCTTAATTTACCCAGTAATGGAGCCCAGCAGGAGGTTCTGGTTTTGCGGCAGGAAATTCGTGACTCCTCCGGTAGGGTGGTTGCACCGGAAGGCACACGCGTCATTGGTCGGTTTGAAACCACGCCCTCTGGAAGCCGCTTTGTGGCTCAGGCGATTGCGCTGGAAGGACGCACCCTGCCACTGGTCGCTGAGTCGGAAAGTTTGGGTGGGAACCGCAACCTGTCGGAAAGTTCCCTGGTTAGAAATGCTGGAATCGGCGTTCTGGCGGGTGGTCTGGTCGGTGGTTTAACGGGTGGAGGAAATACGGGTTGGGGAGCGCTGGGTGGGGCAGCGGCTGGAGCCGCAGCCACCTATTTTACGGCTCCCCGACCTGCTACAATCCAGCCTGGGCAGGTGCTTCAAGTTCGTCTACAGCAGGATCTTCGACAGCCTTAA
- a CDS encoding glycoside hydrolase translates to MTYPLHVAVIWHQHQPLYKSRIVQSSVSDGQYRLPWVRLHGIKDYLDLVLILANYPKLHQTVNLVPSLILQIEDYVAGTAIDPYLGLALRPTETLSQEQKEFIIEHFFDGNHHTLIDPHPRYAELYGYRQDKGREWCLENWDLQDYSDLLAWHNLSWFDPLFWDDPDIAHWLRQDRGFSLGDRQRIYSKQREILARIIPQHRQMQQEGQLEVITSPYTHPILPLLADTDSGRVAVPDMTLPHRQFQWAEDIPRHLRKAWEMYQERFGQTPRGLWPSEQSVSPAILPYITEQGFRWICSDEAVLGWTLKHFFHRDASGNVQEPELLYRPYRLETPHGDLAIVFRDHRLSDLIGFTYGAMEPKRAATDLVGHLEAIARSLKSHQADGSTGLQEPWLVTIALDGENCWEYYPEDGKPFLEALYRILSDHKDIKLVTVSEFTDQYPPTATIPAAQLHSGSWVDGSFTTWIGDPAKNRAWDLLTEARQVLANHPEATEENNPEVWEALYAAEGSDWFWWFGEGHSSNQDAIFDQLFREHLAAIYQALNEPVPLEVRRPLESHTARGDHAPQSFIHPYIDGRGDEQDWDKAGRIEIGGSRGTMHRSSPIQRLWYGVDHLNFYLRLDFRAGIKLGSDIAPELNLLWFYPNQTMHNSPVPLVELPDEAPLNYLFHHHLGINLLTGTLWFQEAGESFSWHSRASRAQVGLETCLELAVPWADLQIEPDWSLELVLVLSDGGRYRSYLPENALIPVGIP, encoded by the coding sequence ATGACCTATCCCCTCCATGTCGCCGTCATCTGGCACCAGCATCAACCTCTTTATAAAAGCCGCATTGTTCAGAGTAGTGTCTCAGATGGGCAATATCGCTTGCCCTGGGTCAGGCTGCACGGCATTAAGGACTATCTTGACCTGGTGTTGATATTGGCGAACTATCCCAAGCTGCATCAGACCGTTAACCTGGTACCATCGCTGATTCTGCAAATTGAGGATTACGTTGCTGGAACTGCGATCGACCCCTACCTGGGACTGGCACTTCGACCGACCGAAACCCTGAGCCAGGAACAGAAAGAATTTATCATTGAGCATTTTTTTGATGGCAACCACCATACGCTGATCGATCCCCACCCCCGCTACGCAGAACTGTATGGGTATCGGCAGGATAAGGGCAGAGAGTGGTGCCTGGAAAATTGGGATCTGCAAGATTACAGCGACCTTTTAGCCTGGCATAACCTTTCCTGGTTCGATCCTTTGTTTTGGGACGATCCAGACATTGCCCATTGGTTGAGGCAGGATCGAGGATTTAGTTTGGGCGATCGGCAAAGAATTTACTCCAAACAACGAGAGATTCTGGCGCGGATCATTCCTCAGCATCGGCAAATGCAACAGGAGGGGCAACTTGAAGTGATTACCTCCCCCTATACCCATCCCATTCTGCCCCTGCTAGCAGATACGGACTCCGGTCGGGTCGCCGTTCCCGACATGACCCTGCCCCACCGCCAGTTTCAGTGGGCAGAAGACATTCCCCGCCATCTGCGCAAAGCCTGGGAGATGTATCAGGAGCGCTTTGGGCAAACCCCACGAGGCTTGTGGCCCTCGGAACAGTCCGTCAGTCCGGCAATTCTGCCCTACATTACAGAGCAGGGATTTCGCTGGATCTGTTCCGATGAGGCGGTGTTGGGGTGGACACTGAAACACTTCTTCCACCGCGATGCTTCCGGCAACGTCCAGGAGCCAGAATTGCTCTACCGCCCCTACCGATTAGAAACTCCCCACGGGGATCTAGCGATCGTCTTTCGGGATCACCGCCTGTCCGATTTGATTGGCTTTACCTATGGAGCAATGGAACCAAAGCGGGCAGCAACTGACCTGGTGGGACATTTGGAAGCGATCGCCCGTTCCCTCAAGTCCCATCAGGCGGATGGCAGTACAGGGCTACAAGAACCCTGGTTGGTGACGATTGCCCTGGATGGCGAAAATTGTTGGGAATATTACCCAGAGGATGGAAAACCGTTTCTGGAAGCGCTCTATCGCATCCTCAGCGACCATAAGGACATCAAACTGGTTACCGTTTCCGAATTTACTGACCAATACCCTCCCACTGCAACCATTCCCGCTGCCCAACTGCATAGCGGTTCCTGGGTAGATGGCAGTTTTACCACCTGGATTGGTGATCCGGCAAAAAACCGCGCCTGGGATCTACTAACGGAAGCACGACAGGTATTAGCAAACCATCCAGAAGCGACCGAGGAAAACAATCCGGAGGTCTGGGAAGCCCTTTATGCCGCAGAAGGCTCGGACTGGTTCTGGTGGTTTGGGGAAGGGCATTCGTCTAACCAGGACGCGATTTTTGACCAACTGTTTCGGGAGCATCTGGCTGCTATCTACCAGGCATTAAACGAACCTGTTCCACTGGAGGTGCGTCGTCCGCTTGAAAGCCATACAGCCCGGGGTGATCATGCTCCCCAGAGCTTTATCCATCCTTATATTGATGGACGGGGAGATGAGCAGGACTGGGATAAGGCAGGACGCATTGAAATTGGGGGTTCCAGAGGCACCATGCATCGCAGCAGCCCGATTCAACGACTCTGGTACGGGGTAGACCACCTCAATTTTTACCTGCGGCTGGACTTCCGCGCCGGTATCAAGTTGGGGTCGGATATCGCACCCGAGTTAAATCTGTTATGGTTCTACCCCAATCAGACGATGCACAACAGTCCCGTGCCCCTGGTGGAATTACCCGATGAAGCACCGCTGAACTATTTGTTTCATCACCATTTGGGAATTAATCTACTGACCGGGACGCTCTGGTTTCAGGAAGCGGGGGAATCCTTTAGCTGGCATTCCCGTGCCAGCCGTGCCCAGGTTGGACTGGAGACCTGCCTGGAATTGGCAGTTCCCTGGGCAGATCTACAAATTGAGCCTGACTGGTCCTTAGAGTTGGTTCTAGTCTTATCTGATGGAGGACGTTACCGCAGCTATCTACCTGAAAATGCCCTGATTCCGGTGGGAATCCCTTAA
- a CDS encoding DUF721 domain-containing protein, translated as MTFKSLHHVLDTLETSYQPQERQQLQRLLQCWTEVVGPVVAVQTRPLSIQRGVLRVATSSSAWAQNLVFERQRILEKLNAKLLLSLTDIRFSTAQWQNAASPFTSPSLEQQAELWQNHPSRLSGQHGFQHRQTLEPSDPKLAFQSWAQRVRSRSQDLPLCPHCHCPTPPGELNRWQVCAHCVAKRW; from the coding sequence ATGACGTTCAAATCCCTTCATCACGTTCTAGACACCCTGGAAACCTCCTATCAACCTCAAGAGCGCCAGCAGCTTCAACGCCTACTTCAATGCTGGACTGAGGTTGTGGGTCCGGTAGTCGCAGTTCAGACCCGCCCGCTTTCAATTCAGCGGGGTGTGCTACGGGTTGCAACCTCCAGTTCTGCCTGGGCACAGAATCTTGTCTTTGAGCGTCAACGAATTCTGGAAAAGCTCAATGCCAAATTGTTGCTATCCCTGACAGACATTCGCTTTTCTACGGCTCAATGGCAAAATGCGGCTTCCCCGTTTACGTCCCCTAGCTTGGAACAGCAAGCTGAACTTTGGCAAAACCATCCCAGTCGATTGTCGGGGCAGCATGGCTTCCAGCATCGGCAGACCTTAGAGCCATCCGATCCCAAATTAGCCTTCCAAAGTTGGGCCCAGAGGGTGCGATCGCGATCACAAGATCTCCCCCTCTGTCCTCACTGCCATTGCCCTACTCCGCCAGGAGAATTAAATCGGTGGCAAGTTTGTGCCCATTGTGTGGCTAAGCGCTGGTAG
- a CDS encoding NifU family protein encodes MTETLPLTTDNVETVLDEMRPYLLADGGNVELVEIEGPIVKLRLQGACGSCPSSAMTLRMGIERRLREFIPEIAEVEQVL; translated from the coding sequence ATGACTGAAACTTTGCCCCTGACAACAGATAACGTCGAAACCGTATTGGATGAAATGCGTCCCTATCTACTGGCAGACGGTGGCAACGTCGAGTTAGTAGAGATTGAGGGTCCCATTGTGAAGCTTCGGCTTCAGGGAGCTTGCGGCTCCTGTCCCAGTTCCGCTATGACCCTGAGGATGGGCATTGAGCGTCGCCTGCGGGAATTCATTCCTGAAATTGCCGAAGTCGAACAAGTGCTGTAA
- a CDS encoding PspA/IM30 family protein, with amino-acid sequence MGLLDRVSRVVRANLNDLVSKAEDPEKILEQALVDMQEDLVQMRQAVAGAIASQKRTQQQLNQAQTESNNWQQRAQLALQKGDENLAREALVRKKTYTENAATLKAQLDQQTVTVDALKKNLIALEGKISEAKTKKDMLKARASAAKANEQLQSTVASMNTGSAMAAFERMEDKVLQMEARSQAAAELAGADLESQFAALESGSNVDDELEAMKAQLIGGSQAKAQLPGTETASTGNPSSTSKTTEPAIDAELEDLKTKLDQL; translated from the coding sequence ATGGGACTATTAGACCGCGTAAGCCGGGTTGTGAGAGCCAATCTGAATGATTTAGTCAGCAAGGCAGAAGATCCTGAAAAAATCCTGGAACAAGCCCTGGTAGACATGCAAGAAGACCTGGTGCAGATGCGGCAGGCTGTGGCTGGTGCGATCGCCAGCCAGAAACGTACCCAACAGCAGTTGAACCAGGCACAAACCGAGTCCAATAATTGGCAACAACGGGCACAGCTTGCCCTCCAAAAAGGGGACGAAAACCTGGCGCGGGAAGCTCTGGTTCGCAAAAAAACCTATACGGAAAACGCTGCCACCCTGAAAGCCCAACTGGATCAGCAAACGGTAACGGTTGATGCCCTGAAGAAAAATCTGATTGCGCTGGAAGGCAAAATTTCCGAGGCAAAAACGAAAAAGGATATGCTCAAAGCGCGGGCGTCCGCAGCTAAGGCAAATGAACAGCTTCAAAGCACCGTTGCCAGTATGAATACGGGCAGCGCTATGGCAGCGTTTGAACGGATGGAGGACAAGGTACTTCAGATGGAAGCCCGCTCTCAAGCAGCGGCAGAACTGGCCGGAGCAGATCTGGAAAGCCAGTTTGCGGCTCTAGAATCCGGGAGCAATGTGGATGATGAACTGGAAGCAATGAAAGCCCAACTAATTGGCGGTTCCCAGGCAAAAGCCCAATTACCTGGCACCGAAACTGCCAGCACGGGCAACCCATCCAGTACCAGCAAAACGACAGAACCGGCGATCGATGCAGAACTGGAAGACTTAAAAACTAAGCTGGATCAGCTCTAA
- a CDS encoding PspA/IM30 family protein gives MGLFDRIMRVIRANLNSLVSKAEDPEKILEQAVLDMQEDLIQLRQAVAQAIATQKRTERQCSQAQATADEWYRRAQLALQKGDETLAREALTRRKSYQETAEVMQAQIGQQSTVVAQLKQNMVKLESKISEAKTKKDLYVARARSAKASQQINDMLGRVGTGGAMQAFERMEEKVLQMEAEAEAVAELGMDDLEQRIAALGEADDVEAELAAMKTQMIGGAEATAQLPASETTPKPGQEREELRSRSEGS, from the coding sequence ATGGGATTATTTGACCGAATCATGCGGGTGATTCGTGCCAATCTCAACAGCCTGGTCAGCAAGGCCGAAGATCCAGAGAAAATCCTGGAACAGGCGGTGCTGGATATGCAGGAAGATTTAATTCAACTCCGACAGGCCGTTGCCCAGGCGATCGCAACCCAAAAGCGAACGGAGCGGCAGTGTTCCCAGGCCCAGGCGACTGCGGACGAGTGGTATCGTCGCGCCCAACTGGCACTCCAGAAAGGGGACGAGACCCTGGCGCGGGAAGCGTTGACTCGCCGCAAGTCTTACCAGGAAACGGCAGAAGTGATGCAGGCACAAATTGGTCAACAATCCACTGTTGTTGCCCAGTTGAAGCAAAACATGGTGAAGCTGGAAAGCAAAATTTCTGAAGCCAAGACGAAAAAAGACCTTTATGTTGCCCGCGCCCGTTCGGCAAAAGCGTCTCAACAGATTAACGATATGTTGGGACGGGTGGGAACCGGGGGTGCCATGCAAGCATTTGAGCGGATGGAAGAAAAGGTTTTGCAGATGGAAGCCGAAGCCGAAGCCGTTGCCGAGCTAGGGATGGATGATCTGGAACAACGGATTGCTGCCCTGGGGGAAGCGGATGATGTAGAAGCGGAATTGGCAGCCATGAAAACCCAGATGATTGGGGGGGCGGAAGCAACAGCGCAATTGCCCGCCAGTGAAACTACCCCAAAACCTGGGCAAGAGCGGGAGGAATTGCGATCGCGGAGCGAAGGCTCCTAA